The genomic window GGATACACGTTCTGCATTAGGTCTCAAGTCAACCAGTATCTATTCTAAAAATGATAATCAATCGACAACCGGATTGTATCGAACCGACGCACCCGAATTAGGTGGCGACCGTTCATCAATCGACAGTTGGGATTACGTTAAAAACAATCCGAAAAAATAGCGAGCGTGACAAAACATGGTCAGAGCTTGAGCATTAACGTAAAAAAGGGACTAATTCGTGTTTTGAATTAGTTCCTTTTTGTAGTTACGTGTAGAGTTCTATGTTTTGTCACGCGTTTATGCTGCATTTTTGTCAAAAACAGCTGTTATGCCACAGCCACTTTTTATTGTTCATCTAAATATCGTTCTCGCAAATATAATAAATAAGTATAGTAGCTACCAACTAGTATTACTAAAATGGCTGCAACGATTATGGTCGTTGTGAACATGATTTTTTGTAATAATGCCGAGGCAATTGCCCCTAATGCGAAACTCAAAACTAATTCAAAATACACAACCGCTGTTTCTAACTCTTTCTTGTCTCGAGTCAATCCGTAGGAAGTTATTGCACTAGTCGCTTTTTTCAAATTACCGGTCGAGAACACGTTGTTATATCCGTGCCCTGCGATATAACTAAATGCCGTCGTCTGCATGGCCATGACAAAAGCAAGTGGCGGCGTAATCGCATAATTGGGAATCGATTTTGGCATCATCGATACCGCTAAACAGACAATTAATTCAGCCACTAATGTCAACGAACGCCAATAATGAGAACGTGGCTTAATGTGATATTCAAACACCCTGACCGTCACAACTCCCAGCATAAATGCAATCACAGTTGCTAGTTTGGTCATTGCTCCTGGAAGATTTTGCTGAGCAATATTGACGCTTAGAAAAATTAGATTTCCTGTCTGCCCGGCAGCTAAGACGCCACCACGTTGCACAAACGTATAGGCATCAATAAATCCTCCGATAAAAGTCAGTGCTAAGCCGATCTCTCGAAGTTGAAAAATATGCCAACTTTTATATCGCACTGGATCATCCCTCTTCTTGAATAATTAACAATCATAGAAAAAATTATACTCGCAAAAATAAAAAACATTCTGAAAAATTTCAGAATGTTTTGTTTATTTAGAATTATTTTTCTTGTGAGCATATCCTTCATCGTAAAAGTAAACGACAAACGTACTACCAACATTTAATTTACTTGCCACTTCAATCTTTCCACCGTGGTTTTCAACTAATTGATGAACGATTGATAATCCTAATCCAGATTCTCCATACTTACGGTTCTTTCTAGATGGATCCGCCTTATAATAACGGTCCCAAATATTCTTAACTTGATCAGCAGACATACCAACACCAGTATCCTGGATCTTAAAGACTGATGCATGATTGTCTTCATCGCGATAGCCACGAACGACAATATCGCCATCGTTAGTGAATTGGATCGAGTTTTGAATAATATTGAACATGACTTGCGTGAATCGATCATAGTCAGCATAAGTATTTAAGACTTTTTCAGGAGTCTCTAACTTCAGATTATCATTAGACTCGGCTGCCTTCTTTTGCAACTGCGACACGATGTCACGCAGTGGCGTATTGGCATCAAAGACACGTTCTGCCAAGGTGATCTGATTAGTTCTGATCTTCTCGTAATCCAGGTTCTCATTGACTAATCGAATCAAACGGTTAGTTTCATTACGCATCAATTCAATACTTTGTCCCTTAGATTCTTCAGGAATGGCATCATAAGCCAGACCTTCTAGGAGGCCATTAATTGTCGTTAACGGCGTTCTCATCTCATGAGATGCATCAGCCATGAATTCCTTACGACGTTGCTCTTGACGCTTGATTTCTTTATCTGAAGCCTCTAGAGACTTAACCATGGTATTGAAATCGTCCGCTAAGTCATCCAGTTCATCACGATTCTTACTTTCAATGTGAACTGAGAAGTCATTATTGGCAACTCGTCTGGTTGCGCTACGGAGGCGATTGATCCGGTTAACTTGATATCTAGAAAGCAAGAAACTCAAGATGATTGCTGCTAATAGGGAAATCAACAACGCAATATACAGTCGGTTGTTGATCTCGCCAATATTAGTCTGCAGCTGACTGACATCTGAACCAGCCCACACTGCAGCGACCAGTTTGCCATCCTTGAACCAAGGCGTCAAAACATAGACGTAATTCATATTAGCCTTGGTATTCAAGTCGGGATTGCTCTGTTCGTTGCTACGTTGCGAGGTACTGCGGACAGTCTTTCCCTGCTCCAACTTTTTCCAATATTTTGCTTTGAGTTGATGGGTCACGCCATTAGTTTGATCAGGATAAACTTGTTGGTTTTGATAGTTAAAAATTGCAAAACGAACGTTACGGTCAGCCAAAACTTGTTCGACCATATGAATATTGTTCCCGGTAATGTTGTGGATCTTACCAGTGTTCTGATCGGTCGTTAGAGCTATTTTCTCTAGATTTCCCGCATACCCTTCAAGGTCGCGGTAAGTCCGATTGTACTCCCAAGTGGTTGATGTACTAGTAACCGTATAAAGAATGATCCCTAAAGTAGTCAAAATAACTACCAAAAAACTTAGCATGTTCTGATAGATTAATTTCATTCTTATTTAGCCTTTACCTCAGAGTCGTCGAATTTGTAGCCCACGCCCCAAACTGTTTCAATAACTTGAGGTCCGACCTTTTCGATTTTTTGACGAAGCTTCTTGATATGTGCATCAACAGTTCTTTCTTCACCGAAGTAATCATAGTCCCAGACTTGTTCTAGCAATTGTTCACGTGAAAATACACGCTTTGGTTTGCTGGCTAAGGTCTTCAACAAATCGAATTCCTTTGGTGTTAAATCAGGAATCTCCTTGCCACCTAAATAGGCCTCACGAGTTTCAGCATTGAGTTGGAAAAATCCGGTATCAATATCGAATTTCTCAGTATTATCTTCTTCAGAATTCTCATTGGTAGCACCATTTTTGGATGCTTCTTCAGCAATGTTCTCGCTCCGACGATGAATCGCTTTGATTCTAGCAATTAAAGTAATCGGACTGAATGGTTTTGTAACGTAATCATCAGCGCCAAACTCTAGTCCGAGGACTTGGTCGCTTTCGCTATCACGAGCCGTCAGCATAATTATTGGAACTGTTTTAGACACAGCTCGAATTTCTTTGGCTACTTCCATTCCGTCTTTTCCTGGTAAGTTAAGATCAAGCGTGATCATATCCCAATCGTCAGCAGCTGATTTAAATATTTCAACCGCTTCGTTACCATCGTATGCAAATGTGGCATCCCAATTTTCTTTTTGAAAAAACATGCTCATCATTTCGGAAACTGATTTATTATCTTCTATCATTAATATTTTCATTGACATAATCTCCATTCAACAATTAGGAATTACCCTATCCCGTTTGGATAAAAGTTGTTAAGATGTAATAAGTACAAAATTTAAATAAGTTGGTGAATACTTTGACATTGCACAAAAATTACTTAGGAACCGTGTTCTTCGATTTGGATGGCACATTGATGAATGCGAAATCTGAAATCGACGATTCCGTTGCCGATGCCGTTCATGAACTCCACGACAACGGCTATCTTCCAGTTATTAGTACTGGTCGTGCAACAAATGAACTTCAACACGTTCTTGGACCCACAGGTATTGACTCATATATTACTTTAAATGGTGCATATATCAAATCTGAGGGTAAAGTTATCTATGAAAGCACACTAGATAACGAAACGATTGAAGCTTTGATCGATACGGCTGAAAAATTTGGCGATACCGTTGCCATGCACACAGCGGACGTTACCAAATTATATAAATATAAGCCTATCATCTCAGAATTTTATGGATCGGTCCACATTGAACAACCGGAGGTAGATCCAGAATTCTATAAACATCATAACATTCCAATGGTAATTATGGTTTCATATGAAGGCCCAGAACGTTACCAAAAATTATTCCCAGAATTGAACTTTTTCAAAACTGGGAAATATTCTATCGATACAGTCCAAAAAGACGTTTCAAAAATGCATGGGATCAAGCATTTATTATCCGGTTTGGATATGGAAGACAAACCTGTCTATGCATTCGGAGATGGCGCAAACGATGTACCAATGATCAAGTTTGCTGATCATTCAGTTGCCATGGGAAATGGTATCGATGAGGTCAAACAATTGGCCGATTTTATTACCACTGACAATACAGACAATGGTATCGTAAACGGCTTAAAACATTTTGATTTGATTTAAAAAATAAAGTTCAAGACAAAGTCTTGAGCTTTTTTTATTGGGTAAATTATTTGGGAATGCTCGGAAGCTCCCGTTGTTCTCCACTCTAAAACGAGTTCCGTGTACCAGACTTTTCCGCTTGCTACGGATATGACTGATTGCACAATTCGCAATAAGTCATATCCTAGGCAATGCTCGAAGTCTAACCGGTACACTCCACTCTCTATTCTGAAACGAGTTCCAAACAACAGCTTCTTCCGCTTGCTACGGGTTTGACTGATTGCCTAAATCGCAATCCGTCCAACCCTAGGCAATGCTCGGTAGCTCCCGTTGTTCTCCACTCTCTATTTAAGCACTACGACCTTACCCATCATATGTCCGGCTTCTACTAGATTCGTGGCTTCCTTAATGTTTTGGATATTGAATCCCTTGAACTCTTTTGTCAATGTTGACTTGATTGTTCCGTCATCCAAGCCCTTTGCTAACTTAGCCAAGTATTCACCTTGCGATGTCATGTCTGGCATGTTGTATTTAGCCTTGGTAAACATCCATTCCCACTTGAAATCGACTGATTTTTGTTTGAGATCAACTACCTTTGATTCATTCAAATTAGTAATTGTAGCAAAAATCCCGAATGGCTTGATAAGTTCAACGATTTCTGACCAATGTGGATCATTGTCGCTAAGTCCCACAATGTAATCGACAGTTTCAAATCCTAGATCTTGTACTTGTTTGATCAAATCTTGATGATGATCAACTGTGTAGTCGGCGCCAAGATCTTTGACCCATTTAATTTTTTCTGAACCGGAGGCAGTTGAAATCACCGTTAAGCCAGCCAGATGTGCTAATTGTGTCATGATTGACCCAACACCACCAGCGCCATTGATAATCAAAACAGTCTTATCGTGGTTGTCGGCTTCTGGATCAACGTTCAACTTTTCATATAACAATTCACTAGCTGTCAAAGTAACCAGTGGCATAGCCACACTGTGAGCTAGATCAGTTTTTTCAGGAGCAAGTGCGGCAATTCTCTCATCAACTAATTCATATTCTTGATAACTACCATCGCGGGTATAATCCCCGGCGTAAAAAACAATATCGCCCTTAGAAAACTTCGTGACCTTTGAGCCAACATCAGTAACTTTCCCATAGCCGTCATATCCTAAAATTTTAGGACCATTGATACTATCGGTTAACTTCTTACGAGTTGCAATATCAACAGGATTGACTGAGATGCCTTGAACCTCAACTAAAATGTCATGTGGTTCACAGACAGGCATAGCCTCATCAAATTCAGCCAAGCTGTTGATACTATTATCAGTAACGCCAAATGTTTGCATAGTAGCGCCTCCTTAGATAACTCCATTTTACAACAAAAAGATTGAGATGTTGTTACACATATAAAGCTATTCTTTTTAGATATAATTTTTTTGCTGGAGGTATGAGACCCGACTCCGGACGAAAATCGATTGCCTTTCGTCTGGCATCATTGGTTCGTTCGTTGGCGTAGCCAACATTTTAAACAGTAGCACACGCGCCAAAGGCGACTACGTTCCATTATTTATTTCACTACTGAGACCGAGAACTTCACCACCCCGAAATCAAAATAGAGTTAGTTCAAAATCTCCTTTACCACATTAAAAAAATGAACGTTAGCTGTGTTTGCAATTACTGTGAACTTGTCTTGTTCACTTCGTTTTATCGTCTAACTCTAAATTAGAGCTCTATTCAATTGAAATATGGTGACGTCGCGTTTTCTCCTCCATAGTTCAAAAACCGATGAAAAAATTTCAGTTGATAGACTTACTTTGAGTTTATACAGGTATAGTTTGCATTCCTTATTTCAACTATATTTAGAGTGTTTGATGTAACACTATTTAGACGGAGGACGGAAATCGATGCCCCGGCCCAATGGTGGCGTTTATGTTAGTCGACGATGACGGCGACTTACATAAAAAGGCAGCTTTGAGATTTTTTCGGGCTTTGAAAAAAGCTCAAAGTATCTTCACCATGTTCCGGCCGATAAGGGCAATTGATTTCCGGCCGGAGTCGGCTCACATACCGCACATAAGTCAGTTTTATAAAATCAAAAAAGCCTGACTCTTCAGTCAGACTCTTCCAATAAAA from Companilactobacillus sp. includes these protein-coding regions:
- a CDS encoding YoaK family protein, whose amino-acid sequence is MRYKSWHIFQLREIGLALTFIGGFIDAYTFVQRGGVLAAGQTGNLIFLSVNIAQQNLPGAMTKLATVIAFMLGVVTVRVFEYHIKPRSHYWRSLTLVAELIVCLAVSMMPKSIPNYAITPPLAFVMAMQTTAFSYIAGHGYNNVFSTGNLKKATSAITSYGLTRDKKELETAVVYFELVLSFALGAIASALLQKIMFTTTIIVAAILVILVGSYYTYLLYLRERYLDEQ
- a CDS encoding sensor histidine kinase, coding for MKLIYQNMLSFLVVILTTLGIILYTVTSTSTTWEYNRTYRDLEGYAGNLEKIALTTDQNTGKIHNITGNNIHMVEQVLADRNVRFAIFNYQNQQVYPDQTNGVTHQLKAKYWKKLEQGKTVRSTSQRSNEQSNPDLNTKANMNYVYVLTPWFKDGKLVAAVWAGSDVSQLQTNIGEINNRLYIALLISLLAAIILSFLLSRYQVNRINRLRSATRRVANNDFSVHIESKNRDELDDLADDFNTMVKSLEASDKEIKRQEQRRKEFMADASHEMRTPLTTINGLLEGLAYDAIPEESKGQSIELMRNETNRLIRLVNENLDYEKIRTNQITLAERVFDANTPLRDIVSQLQKKAAESNDNLKLETPEKVLNTYADYDRFTQVMFNIIQNSIQFTNDGDIVVRGYRDEDNHASVFKIQDTGVGMSADQVKNIWDRYYKADPSRKNRKYGESGLGLSIVHQLVENHGGKIEVASKLNVGSTFVVYFYDEGYAHKKNNSK
- a CDS encoding response regulator transcription factor; the protein is MKILMIEDNKSVSEMMSMFFQKENWDATFAYDGNEAVEIFKSAADDWDMITLDLNLPGKDGMEVAKEIRAVSKTVPIIMLTARDSESDQVLGLEFGADDYVTKPFSPITLIARIKAIHRRSENIAEEASKNGATNENSEEDNTEKFDIDTGFFQLNAETREAYLGGKEIPDLTPKEFDLLKTLASKPKRVFSREQLLEQVWDYDYFGEERTVDAHIKKLRQKIEKVGPQVIETVWGVGYKFDDSEVKAK
- a CDS encoding Cof-type HAD-IIB family hydrolase, whose product is MTLHKNYLGTVFFDLDGTLMNAKSEIDDSVADAVHELHDNGYLPVISTGRATNELQHVLGPTGIDSYITLNGAYIKSEGKVIYESTLDNETIEALIDTAEKFGDTVAMHTADVTKLYKYKPIISEFYGSVHIEQPEVDPEFYKHHNIPMVIMVSYEGPERYQKLFPELNFFKTGKYSIDTVQKDVSKMHGIKHLLSGLDMEDKPVYAFGDGANDVPMIKFADHSVAMGNGIDEVKQLADFITTDNTDNGIVNGLKHFDLI
- a CDS encoding zinc-binding alcohol dehydrogenase family protein → MQTFGVTDNSINSLAEFDEAMPVCEPHDILVEVQGISVNPVDIATRKKLTDSINGPKILGYDGYGKVTDVGSKVTKFSKGDIVFYAGDYTRDGSYQEYELVDERIAALAPEKTDLAHSVAMPLVTLTASELLYEKLNVDPEADNHDKTVLIINGAGGVGSIMTQLAHLAGLTVISTASGSEKIKWVKDLGADYTVDHHQDLIKQVQDLGFETVDYIVGLSDNDPHWSEIVELIKPFGIFATITNLNESKVVDLKQKSVDFKWEWMFTKAKYNMPDMTSQGEYLAKLAKGLDDGTIKSTLTKEFKGFNIQNIKEATNLVEAGHMMGKVVVLK